In Aegilops tauschii subsp. strangulata cultivar AL8/78 chromosome 3, Aet v6.0, whole genome shotgun sequence, one genomic interval encodes:
- the LOC109739227 gene encoding E3 ubiquitin-protein ligase SIRP1 isoform X1, which yields MPNPRIRAAPLTGERSTAMGELVVARRYWCHMCAAAVSPVAADAGVEIKCPYCGSGFLEEMETARSSVATGTGHAHASPSADNAISIWAPIIDSMVGDPVRRRRSNRRTVDAVAAAEDELDNVDFSRRRRRATAFLRLLQAIRERQLQRLESAAALGNGGGLETEHYSPFGRSIFAAAPLGEHGMALGDYFLGPGLDALMQQLADSDAGRQGTPPAKKDAVEALPTVEVVGGCNEEDAASCAVCLEDYACGERARELPCRHRFHSQCIVPWLEMHSSCPVCRFQLPADDDPKSSCGSGSGSSSTTTTYVTYVSAEVNDNVDGHGNESGDEAAGNAAVERQDGDVEGEGNASRLPASIQWLNSLFSPQAASPSSTSTSGGSSRHFED from the exons A TGCCAAATCCAAGAATTAGAGCTGCTCCATTGACGGGGGAGAGATCGACAGCAATGGGGGAGCTGGTGGTCGCCCGGAGGTACTGGTGCCACATGTGCGCCGCGGCGGTCAGCCCCGTGGCCGCGGACGCCGGGGTGGAGATCAAGTGCCCGTATTGCGGCAGCGGCTTCCTCGAGGAGATGGAGACCGCCCGCAGCAGCGTCGCCACCGGCACCGGCCACGCCCACGCCAGCCCTAGCGCCGACAACGCCATCTCCATCTGGGCCCCCATCATCGACAGCATGGTCGGCGACCCCGTCCGGCGCCGTCGCAGCAACCGCCGCACTGTGGACGCCGTGGCCGCCGCAGAGGACGAGCTGGACAACGTCGACTTCTCGCGACGCCGGCGGCGCGCCACCGCATTCCTGCGGCTCCTGCAGGCGATCCGGGAGCGCCAGCTGCAGCGCCTTGAGTCCGCGGCCGCCCTCGGCAACGGTGGCGGCCTCGAGACAGAGCACTACAGCCCATTCGGCCGGAGCATCTTCGCGGCCGCCCCCCTCGGGGAGCACGGCATGGCGCTGGGGGACTACTTTCTTGGGCCCGGGCTGGACGCCCTGATGCAGCAGCTGGCCGACAGCGACGCGGGCCGGCAGGGCACGCCGCCGGCAAAGAAGGACGCCGTGGAGGCGCTGCCAACCGTGGAGGTGGTGGGTGGGTGCAACGAGGAGGACGCGGCGAGCTGTGCGGTGTGCCTGGAGGACTACGCGTGCGGCGAGCGCGCCCGGGAGCTGCCCTGCAGGCACAGGTTCCACTCCCAGTGCATCGTGCCGTGGCTGGAGATGCACAGCTCCTGCCCGGTCTGCCGGTTCCAGCTGCCCGCCGACGACGACCCAAAGAGCTCATGCGGCAGCGGCAGTGGGAGtagcagcaccaccaccacctacGTCACCTATGTCAGTGCTGAGGTGAACGACAATGTGGATGGTCATGGCAATGAGAGTGGCGATGAGGCAGCGGGCAATGCGGCCGTGGAGCGCCAAGACGGCGATGTGGAGGGTGAAGGAAACGCGAGCCGGCTGCCGGCGTCCATACAGTGGCTCAACAGCCTCTTCTCCCCGCAGGCGGCATCACCATCCTCCACTTCCACTTCCGGCGGCAGCTCGCGGCACTTTGAGGACTAA
- the LOC109739226 gene encoding pyruvate kinase, cytosolic isozyme has protein sequence MVSNGELSQPQAGEYGLAVMRRRPKTKIVCTLGPASRSVDMIEKLLRAGMCVARFNFSHGSHDYHQETLDNLHAAMERTGILCAVMLDTKGPEIRTGFLKDGKPIQLRKGQEIVISTDYSIKGDDKMISMSYKKLAVDLKPGSVILCADGTITLTVLHCDKEQGLVRCCCENTAMLGERKNVNLPGVVVDLPTLTEKDKEDILQWGVPNKIDMIALSFVRKGSDLVEVRKVLGEHAKSIMLMSKVENQEGVANFDDILAQSDAFMVARGDLGMEIPVEKIFYAQKVMIFKCNIQGKPVVTATQMLESMIKSPRPTRAEATDVANAVLDGTDCVMLSGETAAGAYPELAVQTMAKICLQAESCVDYSAVFKSIMSSAPIPMSPLESLASSAVRTANSAKATLILVLTRGGTTARLVAKYRPSMPILSVVVPELKTVEFDWICSDEGPARQSLIVRGVIPMLSAGTAKAFDSEATEEALRFAMKNAKEMGLCNAGESIVALHRIGNASVIKLLTV, from the exons ATGGTGTCCAACGGGGAGCTGTCGCAGCCGCAGGCGGGGGAGTACGGCCTCGCCGTGATGCGCCGCCGGCCCAAGACCAAGATCGTCTGCACGCTCGGTCCGGCCTCGCGCTCCGTCGACATGATCGAGAAGCTGCTGCGCGCCGGCATGTGCGTCGCCCGCTTCAACTTCTCCCACGGCTCCCACGACTACCACCAGGAGACGCTCGACAACCTGCACGCCGCCATGGAGCGCACGGGCATCCTCTGCGCCGTCATGCTCGACACCAAG GGTCCAGAGATCCGTACTGGATTTTTGAAAGATGGGAAGCCTATCCAGTTGAGAAAGGGCCAAGAAATTGTGATCTCCACAGATTATAGCATAAAGGGGGACGACAAGATGATATCGATGAGCTATAAGAAGCTAGCAGTTGATCTGAAGCCAGGCAGTGTCATATTATGCGCTGATGGTACCATCACTCTTACTGTGCTTCATTGTGACAAAGAGCAAGGTCTTGTTCGCTGCTGTTGTGAGAACACTGCTATGCTTGGTGAGAGGAAGAATGTCAATCTTCCAGGGGTCGTTGTTGATCTCCCAACACTCACTGAAAAGGACAAGGAGGATATCCTTCAATGGGGTGTCCCGAACAAGATTGACATGATTGCTTTGTCGTTTGTCCGCAAAGGTTCAGATCTTGTGGAGGTCAGGAAGGTACTTGGGGAGCATGCTAAGTCAATAATGCTGATGTCAAAG GTTGAGAACCAGGAAGGAGTAGCTAACTTTGACGATATCCTGGCACAGTCTGATGCTTTTATGGTGGCAAGAGGTGATTTGGGGATGGAAATTCCTGTAGAGAAGATCTTTTATGCACAGAAGGTGATGATTTTCAAGTGCAACATTCAGGGCAAGCCAGTTGTGACCGCAACTCAGATGTTGGAGTCTATGATCAAGTCTCCTCGCCCTACTCGAGCTGAAGCAACCGATGTTGCCAATGCAGTTCTTGATGGCACTGACTGTGTCATGCTCAGTGGTGAGACAGCTGCTGGAGCTTATCCAGAACTGGCAGTGCAAACTATGGCCAAGATCTGCTTGCAGGCCGAGTCATGTGTGGACTATTCTGCTGTTTTTAAGTCAATCATGTCATCAGCCCCAATTCCCATGAGCCCATTGGAGAGCCTTGCCTCATCAGCTGTCCGCACAGCGAACTCAGCCAAGGCGACGCTTATCTTGGTACTGACCAGGGGAGGAACAACTGCAAGGCTTGTAGCCAAGTATAGGCCATCCATGCCGATACTGTCTGTCGTGGTTCCTGAGCTCAAGACGGTCGAGTTTGACTGGATCTGCAGCGACGAGGGGCCTGCCAGGCAAAGCCTTATCGTGAGGGGTGTGATCCCTATGCTGAGTGCTGGCACTGCCAAGGCGTTTGACAGCGAAGCCACGGAAGAGGCGCTGAGGTTTGCCATGAAGAACGCCAAGGAGATGGGGCTTTGCAACGCTGGTGAGTCCATTGTGGCCCTTCACCGCATCGGGAATGCATCTGTCATCAAGCTCTTGACCGTGTAA
- the LOC109739227 gene encoding E3 ubiquitin-protein ligase SIRP1 isoform X2: MGELVVARRYWCHMCAAAVSPVAADAGVEIKCPYCGSGFLEEMETARSSVATGTGHAHASPSADNAISIWAPIIDSMVGDPVRRRRSNRRTVDAVAAAEDELDNVDFSRRRRRATAFLRLLQAIRERQLQRLESAAALGNGGGLETEHYSPFGRSIFAAAPLGEHGMALGDYFLGPGLDALMQQLADSDAGRQGTPPAKKDAVEALPTVEVVGGCNEEDAASCAVCLEDYACGERARELPCRHRFHSQCIVPWLEMHSSCPVCRFQLPADDDPKSSCGSGSGSSSTTTTYVTYVSAEVNDNVDGHGNESGDEAAGNAAVERQDGDVEGEGNASRLPASIQWLNSLFSPQAASPSSTSTSGGSSRHFED; encoded by the coding sequence ATGGGGGAGCTGGTGGTCGCCCGGAGGTACTGGTGCCACATGTGCGCCGCGGCGGTCAGCCCCGTGGCCGCGGACGCCGGGGTGGAGATCAAGTGCCCGTATTGCGGCAGCGGCTTCCTCGAGGAGATGGAGACCGCCCGCAGCAGCGTCGCCACCGGCACCGGCCACGCCCACGCCAGCCCTAGCGCCGACAACGCCATCTCCATCTGGGCCCCCATCATCGACAGCATGGTCGGCGACCCCGTCCGGCGCCGTCGCAGCAACCGCCGCACTGTGGACGCCGTGGCCGCCGCAGAGGACGAGCTGGACAACGTCGACTTCTCGCGACGCCGGCGGCGCGCCACCGCATTCCTGCGGCTCCTGCAGGCGATCCGGGAGCGCCAGCTGCAGCGCCTTGAGTCCGCGGCCGCCCTCGGCAACGGTGGCGGCCTCGAGACAGAGCACTACAGCCCATTCGGCCGGAGCATCTTCGCGGCCGCCCCCCTCGGGGAGCACGGCATGGCGCTGGGGGACTACTTTCTTGGGCCCGGGCTGGACGCCCTGATGCAGCAGCTGGCCGACAGCGACGCGGGCCGGCAGGGCACGCCGCCGGCAAAGAAGGACGCCGTGGAGGCGCTGCCAACCGTGGAGGTGGTGGGTGGGTGCAACGAGGAGGACGCGGCGAGCTGTGCGGTGTGCCTGGAGGACTACGCGTGCGGCGAGCGCGCCCGGGAGCTGCCCTGCAGGCACAGGTTCCACTCCCAGTGCATCGTGCCGTGGCTGGAGATGCACAGCTCCTGCCCGGTCTGCCGGTTCCAGCTGCCCGCCGACGACGACCCAAAGAGCTCATGCGGCAGCGGCAGTGGGAGtagcagcaccaccaccacctacGTCACCTATGTCAGTGCTGAGGTGAACGACAATGTGGATGGTCATGGCAATGAGAGTGGCGATGAGGCAGCGGGCAATGCGGCCGTGGAGCGCCAAGACGGCGATGTGGAGGGTGAAGGAAACGCGAGCCGGCTGCCGGCGTCCATACAGTGGCTCAACAGCCTCTTCTCCCCGCAGGCGGCATCACCATCCTCCACTTCCACTTCCGGCGGCAGCTCGCGGCACTTTGAGGACTAA